From a region of the Latilactobacillus sakei genome:
- a CDS encoding CPBP family intramembrane metalloprotease: MTQNQQNFRLIISYLIILLIPSALVRFWGLTDQFYLLATITDSLGALLLLYFNYRGPKNNLEKQPLPLKKSIIWGIIGVLLVLIIQIIAGLVDHLLFKNSTQSLNTLTLMTALKTQPWLIIILTIAAPTMEELVFRKAIFGGLSGRLNPLLAALISSLLFAMIHQDSHLIIYAAIGLFLCGLYRKTGSIYTTIISHAGMNLLVTLFYLNH, encoded by the coding sequence ATGACTCAAAACCAACAAAATTTTAGACTGATTATCAGTTATCTCATCATTTTATTGATTCCTAGTGCCCTCGTCCGCTTTTGGGGCCTAACAGATCAATTCTATTTATTAGCCACAATCACTGATAGCCTCGGCGCACTTTTATTACTTTATTTTAATTATCGCGGCCCTAAAAATAATCTGGAAAAGCAGCCGCTTCCGCTTAAAAAAAGTATCATCTGGGGAATTATTGGGGTTTTACTAGTGTTAATCATTCAAATTATCGCGGGCTTAGTCGATCACTTACTTTTTAAAAATAGTACCCAGTCACTCAATACGCTCACGCTCATGACAGCCCTTAAAACCCAACCGTGGTTAATCATTATCCTCACCATTGCTGCCCCAACGATGGAAGAACTCGTTTTTAGAAAGGCGATTTTTGGTGGCCTTAGTGGCCGTTTAAACCCACTATTAGCGGCCCTCATTTCTAGTTTATTATTTGCCATGATCCATCAAGATAGTCATCTAATTATTTACGCGGCTATTGGTCTTTTTCTTTGCGGGCTTTATCGTAAGACAGGATCAATTTACACAACAATTATCAGCCACGCGGGGATGAACCTTCTGGTCACACTCTTTTATCTTAATCATTAA
- a CDS encoding co-chaperone GroES yields MLKPLEDRVVIAVKDEAEQTVGGIVIASNAKQKPQTGKVVAVGAGVMTSDGQRIPLDVKENDEVIYDKYAGSEVEYEGQQYLVLHAKDIIAIIE; encoded by the coding sequence GTGTTAAAACCATTAGAAGATCGCGTAGTGATCGCCGTTAAAGACGAAGCAGAACAAACAGTAGGTGGGATTGTCATTGCAAGTAACGCCAAACAAAAACCACAAACTGGTAAAGTCGTTGCCGTTGGTGCCGGCGTAATGACCAGTGACGGTCAGCGAATCCCACTTGATGTCAAAGAAAATGATGAAGTCATTTACGATAAATATGCTGGCTCAGAAGTTGAATACGAAGGCCAACAATATTTGGTATTACACGCAAAAGACATTATCGCTATTATTGAATAA